Part of the Phragmites australis chromosome 23, lpPhrAust1.1, whole genome shotgun sequence genome is shown below.
AATCCTAGTTTCGAGCTCTGTGACTGGAATATCCAGACTGAGCCCAGAACTTCTGGATAAGGCCAAAAGTTCCTGATTGAATCTGAAGGTTCCGGATTCTGTTTAATCCGTTgcgaagttttaattttttaggaACGTCTATTCATCCCACCCCCTCTAGGTAACATCTCGATCCTTCACATCTTTTGGTTTCTATTTGCTTGTCAGAGTGTCAGAACAGGAGCAAGAAGAAGCTTTTTTCATCTCATGTAATTTGGCATGGTTAAACTGAGAACCAGTGTTCAACGGAGTGGTTTGGAATTTGCACCTTTGCCATGCATGAGCACTGAATGCACCAATGCTTcggaggagaaagaggagaattCTGTTGTAAATTCAGAATGCAACAATGCTGTTGTAAATTCAGAATGCACCAATGCTTCAGAGAAGAAAAGGGAGAATTATTTTGTAAAGAGGAGATGCACCAATGCTGTTGTAGATTCAGAATACACAATTTGTAAAGAGGAGAAGCAAGGAGGAGATGTATCAGTGTGTATCATTTTGACAGGAAAGTTGTATCAGTTTGACAGGAAAGCTGTATCAGTTTGTATCAATTTGTATCAGTTCGAATTTTGTAATGAATATAAAATATGCTGTCCATTTGAGTGACTCTGATTTTGTCCATTTGGTAATGAATAAAAAGCTGTTGTCCATCTGTTTATCTGAGATGTCAATACAAATTGTGTTGTCAATATATATTCCAGTTTACAGCAGATTAGTTCAGCTGAGATGTTGAAGTGCATCCTCTTCTAGATTCGTGTAAACAAACTTAGAATTCTGTTGTAAATTCATCCAGATTCATGTAAACATCTTAGCTGATAAAAATCAGAGTCACCAACATGATAACATTCGGTGTAACTTTACATCAACATTTCCAATCAGAATTTCTGCCACAATTTACCATAACTTGCTACACTTTACAACTTGACAATCTTAAACACTAAACCAGCCTGACAGCATTCTGTTTGACCTACAACAACATTCCCAATCAGGATTTCTGCCACAATTTCCCAATCAGGTTTTGGCAGCTTTCTGTTTGACTGTCTCCTCTCCTACTCCTAGCTTTCTATGCTGTTGTTCCCAATCAGGATTTCTATGTTGTTGTATGCACAGAATAAACAATAAAAGGGTTGTGATCAGGAGTGAAGTGGGGAAGAACAACTGACCTGAGAAGCAACCAGTTTGAAATATACTAATGGAAAGGAAATATAATCAGATGTTGATTTCTTGCGATGGACAACAATCAAGTGAGCAGTTCATGTAAAGGAACACCAAGTGAGCAGTTAGCTGTAAATAAAGGCAGTTTGTGTTGACCAAAAAAGCCTTGAACTGATCAAATCCATAACAACATTATTATTAGATCAAATTGTGATCAGTAGTGCCATCCTGCTTTGAAGAAACATTACTAGATGTAGTTCTATgatccatttttttttcataaatggGAAAAATTGAAAGGATCAGAACAGGGTCTCGCCAGCCAGCTAGGGAATAGAACGCCATCTCTCACGGACTTCTCCGCCCAAAATCCCAACTAATTCGCTGAAGGAGGAGTCGAGTTCCGGGCCGGGAAAGTACGAACCGACCTGGGCGCGGCTCTCGGCGCCCGACGCGCTGGAGACGTGGAGCTGCAGCACGAACCTGCCCGGCGGGGGAGCCACGCAATGGAGAAGGGGATCGACGGGCGAGCCACGCCGCTGAGGCGGAGAAGGATGCCTACTGGGGAGCCAGGCCGCCGCGGAGGAGGCCCACGGCGGAGCTAGGCCGCCGCGGAGGAGGTCGACGACGGAGTTTCAAACCCCAGCGGAATGGGGATCGGAGGATGTGAGATTTTTAATTCTCGCAGGGGGTTATTCTGCGAAATCTCCAAGGTGGGATGGTGGGATGCGTTCGAGTCGTTGGATGCGGATCGGACGACCGACGGTCGTTGTTTGCACCAAAATTTTCGAACATGtccttgccaaaaaaaaaaagagaggaaaagtgCCAAGAATAATTGCAAGAATAATTTTCGAGCATgtccttgcaaaaaaaaaggaaaagtgcCAAAAATAATTGCAAGGAAACTACCAAGCCCATCTGCTTGGCCCAAATCAGTGGGCCCAAGGAAGCGAGGAAAGAGATTGGTGGGACCAGGCCGCAGGCGAGAAGAGACGCAAGTGGCGAGAGCCGAAGCGAAACCCCCTCGCTCCACCGCCTGCGCCGCAATCGCGAGGCACCTACGCGCCCCTGCACCGCCGCCGTCGGGAAGGTACGCGCCCTTGCGCCGGTCGGTCAACCCTCCCTGCCTCTCTCTCATTGTTGTAGTCGCCGTTTCAAATGTATTCCCAATGGTGACGCGGGATGGGGTGGGCTGGGGTGGAACCATTTGGGACTCGAGGAAGAGAAGAACTCTCGCGAGACTCCATGGGGTCTAGGAATTGTTCTTGCGCGAGTGTTTGTGGATTATGGTTATGCAATCCTTGCTGAAGCATCTGTCTGCCGGGATGCGACGCGTGCGATGAcaggcagaaaaaaaaaagatagccGAAGAACGAAGTAGAGAGAAACAATCATGCATGCACCGCTGTCGCGTCAGTAGCCCTTGTAATCCACCGAAAGAAGCTTGTGCCGCTGCAATCGCTGTAGTTTTAGAGTGTTCACCATTTTCCATTACTGCCCGGAAACTTTTCCGAAAGCAAGCAGGAGGCTCGCTTGTATTCTTCAGGTGAGGTGAGGGGAGCATAGAACTATAGAAGCATTGTTCATATAATTAGGATTGGGATATTAGATACATACTGTGCAATCTACGTATGCATACCATACAAGTGCATCTTCCGTGGAAGATTGTGCTGGAGGTTGATAAGTTAACAGATGAAGTTACTTTACCTGGCCGGCTAGATAAGTGGAGTTGTCGCACAATGGTCCAGAACAGATACAAGGATAAACCATTAAGTTAGTTTATTGTATATAATCTCCTTTGGACCTGAATGGTTGGAAAACTTTCGCCTCATGAAACTACTTTTCTGCAGGCTTCTTACTTCAGGGCATTTGTGGATCTATTAGTTCACCTCCTATAAGCTAGTGTAGCTACAAGATTACTCGTACAGAAGTATGAATCCTTATTTTGTTGGCTTTCTTGTCCCTGTCGCTGTCTCCCTGCTGCTCCGCAAAAGGAGAAATGTTGAGAGGAAGAGGGGAGTGCCAGTTGAGGTTGGCGGAGAGCCTGGATATGCAGTCCGTAACTATCGGTTTGAACAGCCTGTCAAAACACACTGGGAAGGGGTCACCACGCTTGCTGAGCTGTTCGAGCAGTCTTGCAAGGAGTATGTATACATGCCCCTCCTTGGCACCAGGAAGCTCATTTCAAGGGAAACCGAACTAGCGCCTAATGGGAGATCATTTGAGAAGCTTCATCTGGGTGAGTATGAGTGGAAATGTTACGCTGAGGCCTTCAAGAGTGTTTGCAACTTTTCATCTGGACTAATACGATTAGGCCACCAGAAGAATGAGCGTGTTGCTATTTTTGCTGAGACACGAGCTGAGTGGCAGATTGCATTGCAGGTAGTCTTTTCTCTTTCAACCTATCGATGAATTAATGTTGTGCATTTTGGTTCTCTTCATGTGCAATTTGCGATACTCTTACTGTTCAACTTCTTAAGTAAACTTAGGGTACTGGCCACTTTATATCTATTATGCATCCAATGAAAGAAGTACATGGTTAGTATCTTACAGCATAGCAGTGTGAGCCATACAAAAACTGTGCAATCAAAATGAGTACCCCAGACAAGTTTACCCCGTAGATCATTCGGTTAGTGCAGGTGATATGCACTGCTAAGACtcgtattaaaatatttaaCATGTTGGACAATCATTATCCAAGTGGTACAACGATATCCTTTCACCATCTATTCTTTCCTTTAGCATGATCATGTAAAGTCAGGAAGGACATGGTGACATGCAAATGAATGTTTTGCTATTTTTATTCATGACAAACTTATAGTAGGAGCTTTGATGGCAATACAGCCATACAGGAATGGTGTTAGACTGTTAGTGTTAGGCTGTTATCAATCCTGTATATTTGTACCTCTGTCCTGTAATGGTGTGCATGATGTATTTTTTGTTAATTCATTATTGATTTCTTTGAACACACTTccactcttcttcctctttttgtaGCTCCGCTTCGTTTTATCTTCTTAAAAATGTGTTACACTGAGCCCTGGCACCCTCAAGTTCTGAGTTATAATTTTTGTATTTGCAAGGCATGCTTCAGACAAAATATTACTGTTGTCACCATCTATGCCTCCCTGGGGGAGGAAGCATTGTGTCACTCGCTAAATGAGGTCAGTACAGTCACTTGTGTCTCATGTTTTCTGTACAGCCAGTACTTATTAAGTTTTTGTGCGGTCTGCTTTTCATGATTTATCAAGAAAAATCAGTATGTACTTTGCAGCAGTTGTATTTAACCATTCCTGATACCATTGCTAAAAGTAATCAATACCTATCTGCTATTAGTGGCTAATTTCCCCTTTTGCTCTCCAGACTGAGGTCACTACTGTAGTTTGTGGTCAGAAAGAACTAAAAAAGTTGATTGACATAAGTGGGCAACTTGACACTGTCAAGCGCGTTGTCTATATCAATGAGGAAGGCATCTCAGCTGAAGTTTCTTTAGCTCGAAACAGCACTAGCTGGATAATTGAGTCAGTCGAGGAAGTGGATAAATTAGGAAATGAAACACCTGTTGATGCAAACATGCCTCTCCCATCTGATGTTGCTGTGATAATGTATACGAGTGGTAGCACTGGATTGCCCAAGGTTTGCCTAACCCATCCTAGTTGTTCTTTTCGCTGCATTTGTCCTTTCTTACTTGCTAGAACTCATCTCAGCAATTACTTAATGATGTGCATGACTCAAAAAGTGATGTTTCTTTAGTTACATCGTCTGCCAATGAACTTACATGTATCTCAAATATTTGTAGGGAGTTATGATGACCCACCGCAACATCCTGGCTACACTCTCAGCAGTTATGACCATCGTGCCTGCACTTGGCAGAAAGGATATATACTTGGCCTTCCTCCCACTTGCGCACATACTTGAGTTGGCAGCTGAGGTAGCTCTCAGGTGGCATCTGCATCTGAATCTAGTCACACTGTTGGTTTATTAATCTTTATTCATTATAtgcaaaaatattgtttttaggCACTTATGGCTGCTGTCGGAGCCTCCATAGGATatggatcacctttgactctgactgatacatcaaacaaaataaaaaagggtACTCTAGGTGATGCTTCTGCATTGAAACCAACACTGATGACTGCTGTACCTGCTATACTTGACCGTGTTCGTGGTGGTGTGAGGAAAAAGGTAAGGCCCTTGATACTGTTTTGGTCCAGAGTTATTTATTGGTTACTGACTGCTACTTTTCACGTTGAGATGGCGCTAGGTGGATACGAAGGGTGGTGCAGAAAAGAAATTATTTGACATTGCCTATAACCGCCGGCTTGCTGCAATAAATGGAAGTTGGCTTGGTGCCTGGGGATTGGAGAAACTCTTGTGGGATACACTTGTGTTTGGAAAGGTGCGTGCAATTTTGGGAGGAAAGATTCGCTTTGTACTTTCAGGTGGAGCACCTCTATCTGGAGATACTCAGAGGTTTATCAATATATGCCTTGGGTAAGATTATGTACATCTTCATTTCGTGTTCTTTGATGGCAATTGCCTAGATCATCCTAATTTACCATTCCATACATttgataataataaattatatgtCTGTTTCACTGTGTTTACTGTCCGGAATTGACAGAATTATGCAATTTCAGGGCTCCAATAGGGCAAGGGTATGGTCTGACTGAAACTTGTGCTGGAGGGACATTTTCCGAGTATGATGACACATCTGTTGGGCGTGTTGGTGCTCCACTACCTTGTTCCTATATTAAGGTCAGCTTCATTGTCTTCGCCATTTTCTATTTTGGGGTTGATTCATTTTTTGTAGCAAAGATGTTTTTATCCCATTAATTGTTGGTCGTTCTTATTTTCAAGATTACTTACAATATCATGCTTTGCATTTCTgacttgttgattttttttttctcagtgGGTCAGTGGGGTATCTGATTAGTTCTTGTGATAGTATTGTCAGTATTTCATGCTGACCTCTCGCAATTCCTGACATACTGGCAACTGTATTTTCAGTTGATTGACTGGCCTGAAGGTGGATACTTAACCACTGATTCTCCCATGCCTCGGGGAGAAATAGTCATTGGGGGTCCCAATGTAACTAAAGGCTATTTCAAGaatgaagctaaaacaaatgaAGTCTACAAGGTATGCAGTCCTGTTACTAATATGTTCGCAGACTACTTCATTAATTGCATAGTAACTTTTCTTCCACAATTTGTGTAACCATGTGCCTTGTATATCTTGTGAAGGATGATGAAAAAAGTATGCGATGGTTCTATTCTGGTGACATTGGACGTTTCCATCCAGATGGCTGCCTTGAAATCATTGACCGTAAAAAAGATATTGTGAAGCTTCAACATGGCGAATATGTATCTCTTGGGAAGGTAAGCGGTATTATTGTTCTGGTCAGACTGACTGATTGCACTTCTTAGATGTAACTGATTTGACAATCACAGGTGGAGGCTGCTTTGATTGTGAGCCCGTACGTGGAGAACATCATGGTTCATGCTGATCCTTTCCACAATTATTGTGTTGCTCTTGTTATACCTGCGCACAATGAGCTGGAAAACTGGGCTTCACGGCAAGGAGTTACACACAGTGATTTCTCAGATCTGTGCCAGAAGCAAGAGGCTGTTAAAGAAGTGCTTGGATCTTTAGCAAAGGTTTGTGTTCTATCACCTTGGTCACCATCCGGTTGTTTTACTGTGTTGGATCACTACACATACTTCATACTTGATTCAATACTTTTGCAAGTGCATTTATATTATATGGAATACAAAAGGATCTTGCATCCATGGACCATGGTCTCTCATAGAAGAATTGCTTCTAAGTTTAACTCTACAGGTATGGCTATAAGAAAGGATTTGCACGAgtctttgaaagaaaagaaacaggAGTATCAATAGACACAGAGCATACAGCACATTCATCATAGTGTGCTTGTTATAATTTCTCAATAAGACCGTGCACGTTACTGAGTGTTTTACCGAATCAGCTTGGTATTTATCTCTTTTAAGCAAAAAGTAGTGAAGGCATATACGATGTCCTTGGGAACACTTGTTACCTGAAGGCAACAATGATATCCTTGAGAagttttcccttctttttccttgtgtGTGTGATGAGAAGCAAGCCGAATGTTGCAAGCATGTTATGCAAGACAAATCATATGTACTATTAGTCTATTACGACAGCAAATTTTTTGACGCAATTATGACAACAATTTGATTGCACTGACAAGCACTTGCTATTCTTCAGGCTGCAAAGCAAGCACGACTTGAGAAGTTTGAGATCCCAGCCAAAATCAAATTGATATCAGAGCAATGGACCCCCGAATCGGGCCTAGTCACTGCTGCCCTCAAGCTCAAGAGGGAGGTGATCAGGAAGACGTATGAGAATGATCTTGCTCAGTTGTACGCCTGACGATTCAGCTACGCTTCTCGATAGATTCAGCTGTGGAGATGATAATAAGATAGAGCTCGATGTGTCGATGATGACAATAGTGTTGATTTGCTATTGCGGCACTTCGACCTTGAGGGGCCGGTTTCTTTTTTTGTACGTCTGGGCCGGATGTAACCTGGAAATTTGGAGTCGGGCTTCTCTTGATGCTGAGAAGCAATTTTGCTCTTTGGGAACACTTCGATGTAGACTCATTTGATGCTACCTACATGTCTTCAGCATAATCACATCGGGTTCTTATTGCATTGTTCATCTCAATCCGAAGATGATTGTCGGTATCATATCTAATGGTGCCTCTGTTCTTCAGTACTTTTACATTGAGTTGTTAAATACTATTCAACCGAATCTTATGGAAAAATTGTCGGATTCCTCACTATATGATGCTGCTTAGGGTTCGTCCTTTAGAGACCTGTGATCTGGCCCTGTCAAGACTTCGGCTTTGATTAGTGTTCAGTGACTGACTGCTTGAAacgtaagtttttttttttttttttttgagggaaaaaagagagaggtcCACATGAATTTTGCAGTAAACAGTTCGATCCTTGTGAAATGTAGCAAAATTATCGCTTTCTAGACTTGACCTGATGGGATGTACATGGGTTGCAATTGGTACTCTAATAACTGCATTCTTATTTCCCAATGGGCGATTTGCAAATATGCAATTATTTCAAGAATTCTTTGGCAGCAAGTATCAAACTATCAAATAGCTTAGAACCAAAGCATTGGTTTGGATGGTTAGTGAAGATATACCTCTGTCCATCAAATATCAAACTCTAGATTTGCTTCTTATATATctcataaatatataattttctttCAATGGTAGTCGATGTATCTGTCGATAAGCGAAACATGTTATGTGACTTCATCAATTTTTAAGTTCTGTATCTTCAGTCTTCAGTAGAGTTTGTATAAGTACGTATGTGGTCTACGAATTATACtgatatttcttttaaaaaatatcaatagCTTAATTGGTATCGGATGAAACGTGGAAATCGGAAGAAGAATATAAAACTGAAATAAGAATAAGAATTTCATCGTCTACTTTGCATGAAGTTTGGAAAGACATTACATGAACACTGTAGAATTTATGTGCAATTAACATGAAATAAACGAGATGGCAACTTTCTGCCGCCGGCTCACGGCTCAATTGTGCGATAAATTAGATGAAGCATAGACACGCACTTATGCTTTAATAGTTGTCATAATTTCGATAATGATTCTCTACTCCTGTCATGAAAATTGACTTCTTTTTAGTTGGACCTGCGTCTTTACTGTGTACACTTTCACACCCGGAAGCGATCCAAATTAAATTCGAAATCCAGCATATCTTTGCGTCATTAACATTTTCGATTTTGTATTTACGTTAGAAAATATAGGTCAGAGCACAGAAAGATCTCATTTTTTCTCAAGAAATATAAGTTTATAAGGACTGTTGATATATCATATATCTCAGTTATGTATCTATCTTATTTAATATCTATTCATCACTTAAATTTTCTTATCtactatataatttttttcatatctcTCATACGAATATTAATACAAATGAAAAATCTTAATAAGCTACCTGTGCGCATGGCTTAGTGAAAATTTCGCATTCTGTTTCCTCACCCCGACTGAAccagggttcacaaatgcgtcagtaaccgcccaaaaatcacggttaccgaccttctcgatccggtccggtttcagaaaccgaacggtaaacgaaatttgaattcaaaaaattcgaaaaaataaaaaaacaaaaacaaatctttaaaaaaactagacacaattctaaaaccttctgtgaattttttttttcaaaaataatgtcgtttgcatcatattctatacggagaaagtttgaaaaaaatgaaaaaaattgcagttattaactcacgttaaggaaaagtgtaacatacaaaaacatatttttcttgtgtaaaacgtattttaaaagaatctttaaaattgatttcactttatttagagttttattaaattctctatgatttttacaaagttcacaagtataaaatgaatatgttacaCATATTTTaaaagaatctttaaaattgatttcactttatttagagttttattaaattctctatgatttttacaaagttcacaagtataaaatgaatatgttaagaaacagcactgtaattaactttttcatgtctactattatttttcctacataaatcatagtataaataagctaatgaaagtggtttcattaatttttgagtgtgatgggtcagttatgaattaatctagtcgcaacacatttacacaatcatgcatgttacaataagtaattcatgatttcatgtatttttaaaatacataggatcatgtaagaaggctaacaaaattatttttatgatttttggattagcaaagagtaaactatgcatttaacttggtttaacaaatacaatttctcaaaaaaaaattgaacttttttatgagtataaatatttttatcatgtagatcatgttacaaggaaaccaacaaaatttgtttcacttgattgaTTTGAAGATCAGATGAATTAGCTATTGATTTgccttttttgggttttttttgaactgcgctgaaattcgataaaaccgctcgataaattgagaaaaccgagcggttaccgacccaaaccgctcggtaaccgaccaattcaaaaatacgagaaaatcgctcggtaaccgacccaaaccgctcagTAACCGatcaaaaccgagcggttaccgaacgactaaaatcgcgattttttttgcaaaattcaaattttgccaaataaattttctctgaattttttgaatttttaaccgATTACCGTGATTATCGTGTATTTTCGATTACCGTCGGAGCTCGGTCGGTAACTTAAACCCTGGGCAGAACACGCTGGAATTCGTGAAAAAAATTGCGGTTTCCGTGACAGTCGAggcaaccaaaaaaaaagagaggcatGACTCGTCTGATTTCTGAACACATTCTTTCCTTCCTCTGCTGCTGACAcgcccgccggccgccgcttgTCCGCTCGGCTCACCCGTCGTCGCCGACGCCGTCTTCCCGTCGCAGATCGCCAGATCGCCGTCcatggcgacggcggaggcagGGGACGGACGAGAGGTGCACGTATCCATCCATTAATCTCTCTGTACTTTAGGTGGTTAGGAGGATCGGTTCACATCTCATCTAGCTCGGGAGGCTGCTAAAGATAGCATTTTTATCTCGCTGCGCAGCCGCCTGGATTAGGCCCAAGAATCCGGCGATCTAAGGC
Proteins encoded:
- the LOC133906464 gene encoding long chain acyl-CoA synthetase 9, chloroplastic-like translates to MNPYFVGFLVPVAVSLLLRKRRNVERKRGVPVEVGGEPGYAVRNYRFEQPVKTHWEGVTTLAELFEQSCKEYVYMPLLGTRKLISRETELAPNGRSFEKLHLGEYEWKCYAEAFKSVCNFSSGLIRLGHQKNERVAIFAETRAEWQIALQACFRQNITVVTIYASLGEEALCHSLNETEVTTVVCGQKELKKLIDISGQLDTVKRVVYINEEGISAEVSLARNSTSWIIESVEEVDKLGNETPVDANMPLPSDVAVIMYTSGSTGLPKGVMMTHRNILATLSAVMTIVPALGRKDIYLAFLPLAHILELAAEALMAAVGASIGYGSPLTLTDTSNKIKKGTLGDASALKPTLMTAVPAILDRVRGGVRKKVDTKGGAEKKLFDIAYNRRLAAINGSWLGAWGLEKLLWDTLVFGKVRAILGGKIRFVLSGGAPLSGDTQRFINICLGAPIGQGYGLTETCAGGTFSEYDDTSVGRVGAPLPCSYIKLIDWPEGGYLTTDSPMPRGEIVIGGPNVTKGYFKNEAKTNEVYKDDEKSMRWFYSGDIGRFHPDGCLEIIDRKKDIVKLQHGEYVSLGKVEAALIVSPYVENIMVHADPFHNYCVALVIPAHNELENWASRQGVTHSDFSDLCQKQEAVKEVLGSLAKAAKQARLEKFEIPAKIKLISEQWTPESGLVTAALKLKREVIRKTYENDLAQLYA